A section of the Streptomyces sp. 6-11-2 genome encodes:
- a CDS encoding DUF2877 domain-containing protein — translation MLSFACSRTAARRHGGTAARRRAARALLGLGPGATPSGDDFLCGLLLAAQVQRRPPDWLAALAHIAAEADRLTPPVSAALLR, via the coding sequence GTGCTCTCGTTCGCATGCTCGCGCACGGCGGCACGGCGGCACGGCGGCACCGCGGCCCGGCGGCGCGCGGCCCGCGCCCTGCTCGGCCTCGGCCCCGGCGCGACACCCTCCGGGGACGACTTCCTGTGCGGGCTGCTGCTCGCCGCCCAGGTGCAGCGGCGCCCGCCGGACTGGCTCGCGGCACTCGCACATATCGCGGCAGAGGCGGACAGGCTGACGCCGCCGGTCTCCGCGGCCCTTCTCCGGTAG
- the asnB gene encoding asparagine synthase (glutamine-hydrolyzing), with protein MCGITGWVSFDRDLRSESATLDAMTETMSCRGPDDCGTWAEGPVALGHRRLAIIDLPGGRQPMSVRTPEGTVVLVYSGEAYNFTELRQELTGLGHRFTTDSDTEVVLHAYLEWEEGLARRLNGMFAFAVWDGRHNRLVMVRDRMGIKPFYYYPTSDGLLFGSEPKAILANPLAPARIRLDGLREVFAMVKTPGHAVWDGMRELEPGTVVTVDRQGMRRHVYWQLQTRPHTDDRATTIATVRSLLDDIVRRQLVADVPRCMLLSGGLDSSALTALAARQLAEHGEKVRSFAVDFVGHTDDFIADELRATPDSPFVHDVAHASGTEHQDILLDAQSLADLDVRAETIRARDLPVGIGDLDSSLYLLLRAIREHSTVALSGESADEVFGGYLQFFDEEARRADTFPWMAQAQRFGSDSGVLSPALTEALDLKTYVADSYCAAVSDIRRLDDESDFEYRMRKICHLHLTRFARVLLDRKDRLSMAVGLEVRVPFCDHRLVEYVYNAPWSLKSFDGREKSLLREATADLLPRSVYDRTKSPYPSTQDPKYAVAIQEHVRDILARPSHPVFDLLDRDRVHQAAHRDAPQVTLASRRGLERTVNLALWLDMYKPELTLT; from the coding sequence ATGTGCGGGATCACCGGCTGGGTGTCCTTCGACCGTGATCTGAGGTCCGAGAGCGCGACCTTGGACGCGATGACCGAGACCATGTCCTGCCGGGGCCCGGACGACTGCGGCACCTGGGCCGAGGGGCCCGTCGCCCTCGGCCACCGCAGGCTCGCGATCATCGACCTCCCCGGCGGGCGGCAGCCGATGAGCGTCCGGACACCCGAGGGAACCGTGGTGCTCGTCTACTCGGGGGAGGCCTACAACTTCACCGAACTGCGCCAAGAGCTGACCGGTCTGGGCCACCGCTTCACGACCGACTCGGACACCGAGGTGGTCCTGCACGCCTACCTCGAATGGGAGGAGGGGCTCGCCAGACGGCTCAACGGCATGTTCGCCTTCGCGGTGTGGGACGGCCGCCACAACCGGCTCGTGATGGTCCGCGACCGTATGGGGATCAAGCCGTTCTACTACTACCCGACCTCCGACGGCTTGCTGTTCGGCTCCGAGCCCAAAGCCATCCTCGCCAATCCGCTGGCCCCCGCCAGGATCCGCCTCGACGGCCTGCGGGAAGTGTTCGCGATGGTCAAGACGCCCGGACACGCCGTGTGGGACGGCATGCGCGAACTGGAGCCCGGCACCGTCGTCACCGTCGACCGGCAGGGGATGCGCCGACACGTCTACTGGCAACTTCAGACCCGTCCGCACACCGACGACCGAGCCACCACCATCGCCACCGTGCGCTCACTGCTCGACGACATCGTCCGCCGCCAGCTCGTCGCCGACGTCCCCCGCTGCATGCTGCTGTCGGGGGGCTTGGACTCCTCCGCGCTGACCGCCCTGGCAGCCCGCCAACTGGCCGAGCACGGCGAGAAGGTGCGCAGCTTCGCCGTGGACTTCGTGGGACACACCGACGACTTCATCGCCGACGAGCTGCGCGCCACACCCGACAGCCCGTTCGTGCACGACGTCGCCCACGCCTCCGGCACCGAGCACCAGGACATCCTTCTCGACGCGCAGTCCCTCGCCGACCTCGACGTACGGGCGGAGACGATCCGGGCACGCGACCTGCCCGTGGGCATCGGCGATTTGGACTCCTCGCTCTACCTGCTCCTCCGGGCGATCCGCGAGCACTCCACGGTCGCGCTGTCCGGCGAGTCGGCCGACGAGGTCTTCGGGGGCTACCTCCAGTTCTTCGACGAGGAGGCCCGGCGCGCCGACACCTTCCCATGGATGGCCCAGGCCCAGCGCTTCGGCAGCGATTCCGGAGTCCTGAGCCCCGCTCTCACCGAAGCCCTGGACCTGAAGACGTACGTCGCCGACAGCTACTGCGCCGCCGTATCGGACATCCGCCGCCTCGACGATGAGAGCGACTTCGAGTACCGGATGCGGAAGATCTGCCATCTGCACCTGACCCGGTTCGCACGGGTCCTGCTGGACCGCAAGGACCGCCTGAGCATGGCGGTCGGGCTGGAGGTGCGGGTGCCGTTCTGCGACCACCGGCTCGTCGAGTACGTGTACAACGCTCCCTGGTCGCTGAAGTCGTTCGACGGGCGGGAGAAGAGCCTGCTCAGGGAGGCGACCGCCGACCTGCTTCCGCGGTCCGTGTACGACAGGACCAAGAGCCCCTACCCGTCGACCCAGGACCCGAAGTACGCCGTCGCCATCCAGGAACACGTCAGGGACATCCTCGCCCGCCCGTCCCACCCGGTCTTCGACCTGCTCGACCGGGACCGCGTCCACCAAGCCGCCCACCGGGACGCCCCGCAGGTCACGCTGGCCTCGCGGCGCGGCCTCGAACGCACCGTGAACCTGGCACTGTGGCTGGACATGTACAAGCCGGAACTGACGTTGACCTGA
- a CDS encoding DUF4386 family protein — MPSTLPALSATPAHTEDLGRRTSLRLPATLLLVGQLLYIAVTQFHTDGDANNHPAVFTEYADSGIWTAVHLGQFAGMAVLLAGLVALFFALDVQAGTARWAGRFGAASAVATLALYGVLQAVDGVALKQAVNAWASAPYAEKPARFAGAEAIRWLEWGVRSYQNFALGLALLLFAAAVMRTAWVPRPIGHLMGLSGLTYLVQGWVVGSAGFSRTETIAIVLAFVLDVAWMIWLAVVAWRTRDAQSPPPTR, encoded by the coding sequence GTGCCCAGCACACTGCCCGCTCTCAGCGCCACCCCCGCCCACACCGAAGACCTGGGGCGCCGCACGTCGCTGCGTCTGCCCGCCACGCTGCTGCTCGTGGGACAACTCCTGTACATCGCGGTCACCCAGTTCCACACCGATGGGGACGCGAACAACCACCCCGCCGTGTTCACCGAGTACGCCGACAGCGGGATCTGGACGGCCGTCCACCTCGGCCAGTTCGCGGGCATGGCGGTGCTCCTCGCGGGACTGGTCGCCCTGTTCTTCGCCCTGGACGTCCAGGCTGGAACAGCCAGATGGGCGGGGCGATTCGGTGCCGCTTCGGCGGTGGCGACACTGGCGCTCTACGGCGTCCTCCAGGCCGTGGACGGGGTCGCCCTCAAACAGGCCGTGAACGCGTGGGCGAGCGCCCCGTACGCCGAGAAGCCGGCGCGCTTCGCGGGCGCCGAGGCGATCCGCTGGCTCGAATGGGGGGTGAGGAGCTACCAGAACTTCGCCCTGGGCCTCGCACTGCTCCTGTTCGCGGCCGCGGTCATGCGGACGGCTTGGGTCCCGCGGCCCATCGGCCACCTGATGGGGCTTTCCGGCCTCACCTATCTGGTGCAGGGCTGGGTGGTCGGCTCCGCGGGCTTCTCGCGAACGGAGACGATCGCCATCGTTCTGGCCTTCGTCCTGGACGTGGCGTGGATGATCTGGCTGGCCGTGGTCGCCTGGCGGACGCGGGATGCGCAGTCCCCGCCGCCCACCCGATGA
- a CDS encoding dihydrofolate reductase family protein, whose translation MRKLVYYVGVTLDGRIAGPGGEYDFFPAGDEQQTAAYFSWTNSLYPETVPTAHRAAVGLTDAPNRRFDTVVMGLGTYRPALDAGITSPYAHLRQYVVSSTLEPDTDPAVTVVPGDPLALVRELKRQEGTGLDIWLCGGGKLAGALLPEIDELVVKHYPVVAGAGIPAFDGAFNPTVFHVAERTAFSNGVTLTHLTRRS comes from the coding sequence ATGCGAAAGCTCGTGTACTACGTCGGTGTCACGCTCGATGGCCGCATCGCCGGCCCCGGCGGCGAGTACGACTTCTTCCCCGCCGGCGACGAACAGCAGACCGCCGCCTACTTCTCCTGGACCAACTCGCTGTACCCCGAGACCGTTCCGACCGCCCACCGAGCCGCCGTAGGCCTCACCGACGCGCCCAACCGGCGCTTCGACACCGTCGTCATGGGCCTCGGCACCTACCGCCCCGCCCTCGACGCGGGGATCACCAGCCCGTACGCGCACCTGCGTCAATACGTGGTCTCCAGCACCCTCGAGCCGGACACCGACCCCGCCGTCACCGTCGTCCCGGGCGACCCACTCGCCCTCGTCCGCGAACTCAAGCGGCAGGAGGGCACCGGCCTGGACATCTGGCTCTGCGGAGGCGGCAAGCTCGCGGGCGCCCTCCTGCCCGAGATCGACGAACTGGTGGTCAAGCACTACCCGGTGGTCGCCGGCGCCGGAATCCCGGCTTTCGACGGCGCCTTCAACCCCACCGTCTTCCATGTCGCCGAGCGCACTGCCTTCTCCAACGGCGTCACCCTCACCCACCTCACCCGCCGCTCCTGA
- a CDS encoding TetR/AcrR family transcriptional regulator: protein MVRRNDQRRAALVDAAIEVLAREGARGLTFRAVDSEAAVPAGTASNYFVSRDDLLTQAGARVYERLKPDDATIARQQAAGRDRETYAELMRELVGRIARFRTGYLALLELRLEATRRPELRKVLTERVRADVDANVAYHEASGLPGDAMAVKLLILALNWLIVEQLTLPDVFTEAEREQLVTAAVERIVAAE, encoded by the coding sequence ATGGTGAGGCGAAACGACCAGCGGCGCGCCGCCCTCGTCGACGCCGCGATCGAGGTGCTGGCCAGGGAAGGCGCACGTGGTCTGACGTTCCGGGCGGTGGACAGCGAGGCCGCCGTACCGGCCGGCACCGCGTCCAACTACTTCGTCAGCCGCGACGACCTGCTCACCCAGGCCGGCGCCCGTGTGTACGAGCGGCTCAAGCCCGACGACGCCACGATCGCCCGCCAGCAGGCGGCCGGCCGTGACCGGGAAACCTACGCGGAGCTGATGCGTGAACTCGTCGGCCGCATCGCCCGCTTCCGCACCGGCTACCTCGCGTTGCTCGAACTCCGCCTGGAGGCCACCCGCCGCCCCGAATTGCGCAAGGTCCTCACCGAGCGAGTCCGGGCCGACGTCGACGCCAACGTGGCCTACCACGAGGCCTCCGGCCTCCCCGGCGACGCCATGGCCGTCAAGCTGCTCATACTGGCTCTGAACTGGCTGATCGTCGAGCAGCTCACCCTGCCGGACGTCTTCACGGAAGCAGAGCGTGAACAACTGGTGACGGCCGCGGTCGAACGCATCGTAGCGGCGGAGTAG
- a CDS encoding heavy-metal-associated domain-containing protein translates to MQSSTYIASTTFEAEDTTRAHCRRAVTEQLAAIDSVGTVTIGLAPGTLTVIASRPLDRADIAAAVDEAGHALVP, encoded by the coding sequence TTGCAGTCCAGCACCTACATCGCCTCGACCACCTTCGAGGCCGAGGACACGACCCGCGCGCACTGCCGACGCGCGGTCACCGAACAGCTCGCCGCCATCGACAGCGTCGGCACCGTCACCATCGGCCTGGCCCCCGGGACGCTCACCGTCATCGCCTCTCGCCCCCTGGACCGCGCCGACATCGCCGCCGCCGTCGACGAGGCGGGCCACGCCCTCGTCCCATGA
- a CDS encoding heavy-metal-associated domain-containing protein: protein MLSGTPRTFIGSTTFEVSGMTCAHCARSVTEEISSVAGVESVTVDLATRSVTVTASQPVDRADIAAAVDEAGYALVP from the coding sequence TTGCTCTCCGGTACCCCCCGCACCTTCATCGGCTCGACCACCTTCGAGGTCAGCGGCATGACCTGCGCGCATTGCGCGCGCTCCGTCACCGAGGAGATCTCCAGCGTCGCCGGCGTCGAGTCCGTCACCGTCGACCTGGCCACCCGCAGCGTCACCGTCACCGCCTCCCAGCCGGTCGACCGCGCCGACATCGCCGCCGCGGTCGACGAGGCCGGCTACGCCCTCGTCCCGTGA
- a CDS encoding GNAT family N-acetyltransferase, protein MMSEVTIRRATTDDAVDVAAMVREIAAHEDQAAHVHVTDDQWRALLARPEVIVLLAERGGRAVGYVSSVRQLHLWTGGDVLNLDDLYVRPGNRGAGTGRRLMAALAASAAPGRLLIRWGMEVDNADAQRFYQRLGATLRPKILASWPPSAYADSAAGR, encoded by the coding sequence ATGATGTCCGAGGTCACGATCCGCCGGGCCACGACGGATGACGCCGTCGACGTAGCTGCGATGGTCCGCGAGATAGCCGCCCACGAGGACCAGGCGGCGCACGTGCACGTCACGGATGATCAGTGGCGCGCCCTGCTCGCACGCCCCGAGGTGATCGTCCTTCTGGCCGAGCGCGGCGGCCGGGCGGTCGGCTACGTCTCCTCCGTCCGCCAACTGCACCTGTGGACCGGCGGCGACGTGCTCAACCTCGACGACCTCTACGTCCGCCCCGGGAACCGCGGCGCCGGTACCGGTCGCCGTCTCATGGCCGCCCTCGCCGCGTCGGCCGCGCCAGGGCGACTGCTCATCCGCTGGGGCATGGAGGTTGACAACGCCGACGCGCAGCGCTTCTACCAACGCCTCGGCGCCACACTCCGGCCCAAGATCCTCGCCTCCTGGCCCCCAAGCGCGTACGCCGACTCGGCCGCCGGCCGGTGA
- a CDS encoding LuxR family transcriptional regulator: MLAGRDPERAAIAALLDAARTGSGGALVVRGVAGVGKSALLADVLATTLDLRVLRTSGVESESPLAFAALQRLLWPLRTRIDALPAPQAAALRAAMGETEGEGDRFRAFLGTLSLLADAAEEAPLLVVVDDAHWLDDASAAALLFAARRLQAERVALLFAARDGDAREFDAGDLPTIVLDGVTGADAHALLSEHTGTDIDPAARDQLVAGTGGNPLALVELAGVLTADQLAGRAPLPTPLPLTGGVERAFLDRYRRLDETAQRFLLVAATDDTTRLTVVGDAAERLDAADTALDTVELSGLLRVDGDAVSLYHPLVRSAVYRAATSAQRRAAHRALADVLTGDPERRAWHLAAAADRPDEDVVAALDGVAERAAARGGHEAAAAAWARAAELTAGGEARGRRLYRAASSAWLGAHPSRASALAQAAAADVTDPPALAQLLALQGQIEWNTRSLNDGYDLILRATEVAADGDAALVAQLAMLAASLAAFGARSPRAVDPTALVAEPAPDAPPQVRAAWALLHGFGAVARSDWTAAAESFRSAFVLTDDAPVEDHLLQPNLGIAAMLIDDDERGLRLHEQQLTAARRAGALNMVEHALTRGAHFQIATGAWPKAASAAAEALPLTVGTGHPGLTALPTAQLALVAALRGDDVTDRHLDKVTEIRDKHPVGITDGLVADLTHWTRGLRAATQPASALHHLEQIEGPACRRLAALDLFDAAIRGNRPGLARTWLAELEQFAAGTGLPAATAVVEHGRALLAADSDAEAHFQQALTAHAGSRRLPNRARTHLAFGEHLRRARRRVDAREHLRTALALFEGLGAASWAQRAAQELRASGESVRRRDVATATELTPQERQVAALVRQGLSNRDVAAQLFVSSRTVDFHLRNCYAKLGVASRAELTALPLDL, encoded by the coding sequence GTGCTGGCCGGACGGGACCCTGAACGCGCGGCGATCGCCGCCCTGCTCGACGCCGCACGCACCGGCAGCGGCGGCGCGCTGGTGGTGCGTGGCGTCGCCGGGGTCGGCAAGTCGGCGCTGCTGGCCGACGTGTTGGCAACCACGTTGGACCTGCGGGTGCTGCGCACCTCCGGCGTGGAGTCCGAATCGCCGCTGGCCTTCGCCGCACTGCAACGGCTGCTGTGGCCACTGCGCACCCGCATCGATGCCCTGCCGGCGCCGCAGGCTGCGGCACTGCGCGCGGCGATGGGTGAGACCGAGGGCGAGGGCGACCGCTTCCGCGCGTTCCTCGGCACGCTGAGCCTGCTCGCCGACGCTGCCGAAGAGGCGCCGCTGCTGGTCGTCGTCGACGACGCGCACTGGCTCGACGACGCGTCGGCCGCGGCGCTGCTGTTCGCCGCCCGCCGACTGCAGGCGGAGCGCGTGGCGCTGCTGTTCGCCGCCCGCGACGGCGACGCCCGCGAGTTCGACGCCGGGGACCTGCCCACCATCGTTCTCGACGGCGTGACCGGTGCCGACGCCCACGCGCTGCTGTCCGAACACACCGGGACCGACATCGATCCGGCGGCTCGCGACCAACTGGTGGCGGGCACCGGCGGCAACCCGCTCGCGCTGGTCGAGCTGGCCGGGGTGCTCACCGCGGACCAACTGGCCGGCCGGGCGCCGCTGCCCACCCCGCTGCCGCTGACCGGCGGTGTGGAGCGCGCCTTCCTCGACCGCTACCGCCGCCTCGACGAGACCGCGCAGCGGTTCCTGCTGGTCGCCGCGACCGACGACACCACCCGCCTGACTGTGGTCGGCGACGCCGCCGAGCGCCTCGACGCCGCTGATACCGCCCTCGACACGGTGGAGCTGTCGGGGTTGCTGCGCGTCGACGGCGACGCCGTCTCCCTCTACCACCCGCTGGTGCGCTCGGCGGTCTACCGGGCTGCCACCAGTGCGCAACGCCGTGCCGCGCACCGTGCGCTCGCCGACGTGCTGACCGGCGACCCCGAGCGGCGGGCCTGGCACCTGGCCGCCGCCGCCGACCGGCCCGACGAGGACGTCGTCGCCGCCCTCGACGGGGTCGCCGAGCGCGCTGCGGCCCGCGGTGGCCACGAGGCGGCGGCCGCCGCGTGGGCCCGCGCCGCCGAGCTCACCGCCGGCGGTGAGGCCCGCGGCCGGCGGCTGTACCGTGCCGCGTCCTCGGCCTGGCTGGGCGCGCACCCTTCGCGCGCCTCGGCGCTCGCCCAGGCCGCCGCGGCAGACGTGACCGATCCGCCGGCGCTTGCGCAACTGCTCGCGTTGCAGGGGCAGATCGAGTGGAACACCCGCTCGCTGAACGACGGCTACGACCTCATCCTGCGGGCCACCGAGGTCGCCGCCGACGGGGACGCGGCACTGGTGGCGCAGCTGGCGATGCTCGCCGCGTCGCTGGCGGCGTTCGGCGCCCGGTCCCCGCGCGCGGTGGACCCGACCGCGCTGGTGGCCGAGCCCGCGCCGGACGCGCCGCCCCAGGTGCGGGCCGCCTGGGCCCTCCTGCACGGCTTCGGCGCCGTCGCCCGCAGCGACTGGACTGCCGCCGCGGAATCCTTCCGGTCCGCGTTCGTCCTCACCGACGACGCCCCGGTCGAGGACCACCTGTTGCAGCCCAACCTGGGCATCGCCGCGATGCTGATCGACGACGACGAACGCGGACTGCGGCTGCATGAACAGCAACTGACCGCCGCCCGCCGCGCCGGCGCGCTGAACATGGTCGAGCACGCCCTTACCCGCGGGGCCCACTTCCAGATCGCTACCGGCGCCTGGCCGAAGGCGGCCAGTGCCGCCGCCGAGGCGCTGCCGCTGACCGTCGGCACCGGCCACCCTGGGTTGACCGCACTGCCCACCGCACAACTCGCCCTGGTCGCGGCGCTACGCGGAGACGACGTCACCGACCGCCACCTGGACAAGGTCACCGAGATCAGGGACAAGCACCCGGTCGGCATCACCGACGGCCTCGTCGCCGACCTGACGCACTGGACCCGCGGGCTGCGCGCGGCCACGCAGCCCGCATCGGCGCTGCACCATCTCGAGCAAATCGAGGGGCCGGCCTGCCGCCGTCTGGCTGCTCTCGACCTGTTCGACGCCGCCATCCGCGGCAACCGCCCAGGCCTCGCCCGCACTTGGCTGGCCGAGTTGGAGCAGTTCGCCGCGGGCACCGGGCTGCCGGCCGCGACCGCGGTCGTCGAACACGGCCGTGCGCTGCTCGCAGCCGACAGCGACGCCGAGGCCCACTTCCAGCAGGCACTGACCGCGCACGCCGGCTCGCGACGGCTACCCAACCGGGCCCGCACTCATCTGGCCTTCGGCGAACACCTGCGCCGCGCCCGCCGCAGGGTCGACGCCCGCGAGCATCTGCGCACCGCGCTGGCGCTGTTCGAGGGCCTCGGCGCTGCCTCGTGGGCTCAGCGGGCCGCGCAAGAGCTGCGCGCCTCCGGCGAGAGCGTCCGCCGCCGCGACGTCGCCACCGCCACCGAGCTGACCCCGCAGGAGCGCCAGGTCGCCGCCCTGGTCCGGCAGGGCCTGTCGAACCGGGACGTTGCCGCGCAGCTGTTCGTCAGTTCACGCACCGTCGACTTTCACTTGAGAAACTGCTACGCCAAGTTGGGCGTCGCCTCCCGCGCCGAGCTCACCGCTCTCCCCCTCGACCTGTGA